Part of the Chitinivibrionales bacterium genome, TCTGACGATCATCAGCAATTCGGTCCGGCTGCTTCAGTGTTTAGAGTATATCGGTCATCACAATATTATTCAGCTTGGCGGTACGCTTCGCCCCGACCGTCTCGACACTGTCGGTACGGTTGCCCAGATGGGTATCGAACAGCTCCGGGGATATAAAGCTTTTCAGGGTGGTGACGGTCTTGATATTAATTTCGGCCTTTCTGCAGTGGACCACGAAAGTGCAATGATCGCCAAAGTGATCCTTGCCGGTGCCCGGGAAACGATTATCCTTGCCGATCACTCGAAATTCGAACAACCGAGCCTTCTTTACAAAATAGTCGACATCGACAAAATTGACATACTCGTGACCGACGAACATCCCCCTGCTTCCTGGGAAGAAAAATGCCGTGAATCATCCATACAATTAATTATAGCACAGGATTGAGGCTTTATGAAAACTCTGGCCCTTCGGCTCTACCAAAAAAACGACCTTCGACTGGAACATTTCGATTTGC contains:
- a CDS encoding DeoR family transcriptional regulator, translating into MYILRIMGHGFEIRKKIILDKLDTEGSILVKELADELAISETTIRRDLNELNAAGLLKQVYGGAVRTEQESPLINFSISNRSTHNIEAKKLIGKCAASLVHDNDIVYIDPGTTSWEMIPYLRDKKNLTIISNSVRLLQCLEYIGHHNIIQLGGTLRPDRLDTVGTVAQMGIEQLRGYKAFQGGDGLDINFGLSAVDHESAMIAKVILAGARETIILADHSKFEQPSLLYKIVDIDKIDILVTDEHPPASWEEKCRESSIQLIIAQD